In the genome of Nycticebus coucang isolate mNycCou1 chromosome 12, mNycCou1.pri, whole genome shotgun sequence, one region contains:
- the LOC128561100 gene encoding olfactory receptor 6C4-like — MKNQTLTEFILLGLTDIPELQVIIFIFLFFAYVLSILGNLMIITLTLLDSHLHTPMYFFLRNFSFLEISFTTTFTPRLLLSISTGNKTITFAGCFTQYFFAIFFGATEFYLLAAMSYDRYVAICKPLHYTTIMSNRVCVQLVLCSWLGGFLIILPPIILTSHLDFCASNVLNHYLCDYGPLIEISCSDTSVLELVDFILAVVTLVVTLVLVILSYTNIIRTILNIPSAQQRNKAFSTCSSHMIVISLSYGSCIFMYIKPSAKEGVAFNKGVAVLNTSVAPLLNPFIYTLRNKQVKQAFKDVARKILYLYSV; from the coding sequence ATGAAAAACCAAACTTTGACTGAATTCATCTTGCTGGGACTAACAGACATCCCGGAGCTTCaagttattattttcatatttctcttctttGCCTATGTGCTCAGCATCTTAGGTAATCTGATGATCATCACTCTCACGCTACTGGACTCTCAcctccacacccccatgtacttcttcctccgGAACTTCTCCTTCTTAGAAATTTCCTTTACCACCACTTTCACTCCGAGGCTGCTGCTCAGCATCTCTACCGGGAATAAAACTATCACCTTTGCTGGATGCTTCACTCAGTACTTCTTTGCCATATTTTTCGGGGCCACAGAGTTTTATCTCCTGGCTGCCATGTCCTACGACCGTTATGTGGCCATCTGCAAACCCCTGCATTACACTACCATCATGAGCAACAGGGTCTGTGTCCAGCTGGTTCTCTGCTCCTGGCTGGGTGGATTCCTAATTATCTTACCCCCCATCATTCTAACCAGTCATCTGGATTTCTGTGCCTCCAATGTCCTGAATCATTATTTATGTGACTATGGACCCCTTATAGAAATATCCTGCTCTGACACAAGTGTGCTGGAACTGGTTGACTTCATCTTAGCAGTTGTGACCTTGGTGGTCACGCTGGTGCTGGTGATTCTCTCCTACACAAACATCATCAGGACCATTCTGAACATCCCTTCTGCTCAGCAGAGGAACAAGGCCTTTTCCACCTGTTCTTCTCACATGATTGTCATCTCTCTCTCTTATGGAAGCTGCATCTTCATGTACATAAAACCTTCAGCCAAAGAAGGAGTTGCCTTCAACAAGGGAGTCGCTGTGCTCAATACCTCAGTTGCCCCTTTACTGAACCCGTTCATTTACACTCTAAGGAATAAACAAGTAAAACAAGCCTTCAAGGATGTGGCCAGAAAAATACTGTATCTTTATTCAGTTTAA
- the LOC128561103 gene encoding olfactory receptor 6C4-like: MSNQTFLTEFILLGLTNIPEIQVVIFILLFLTYIFSIIGNLTIITLTLLDSHLHTPMYFFLRNFSFLEISFTTTFTPRLLLSISTGNKTITFAGCFTQYFFAIFFGATEFYLLAAMSYDRYVAICKPLHYTTIMSNRVCVQLVLCSWLGGFLIILPPIILTSQLDFCASNVLNHYYCDYGPLIEISCSDTSVLELVDFILAVVTLVVTLVLVILSYTNIIRTILNIPSAQQRNKAFSTCSSHMIVISLSYGSCIFMYIKPSAKEGVAFNKGVAVLNTSVAPLLNPFIYTLRNKQVKQAFKDVARKILSL, translated from the coding sequence ATGAGCAACCAAACCTTCCTGACAGAGTTCATTCTGCTGGGACTAACAAACATCCCAGAGATTCAAGTTGTAATTTTTATACTTCTCTTCCTCACCTACATATTCAGTATCATTGGTAATCTGACGATCATCACCCTCACACTACTGGACTCTCAcctccacacccccatgtacttcttcctccgGAACTTCTCCTTCTTAGAAATTTCCTTTACCACCACTTTCACTCCGAGGCTGCTGCTCAGCATCTCTACCGGGAATAAAACTATCACCTTTGCTGGATGCTTCACTCAGTATTTCTTTGCCATATTTTTCGGGGCCACAGAGTTTTATCTCCTGGCTGCCATGTCCTAcgaccgctatgtggccatctgcaaACCCCTGCATTACACCACTATCATGAGCAACAGGGTCTGTGTCCAGCTGGTTCTCTGCTCCTGGCTGGGTGGATTCCTAATTATCTTACCCCCTATCATCCTGACCAGTCAGCTGGATTTCTGTGCCTCCAATGTCCTGAATCATTATTATTGTGACTATGGACCCCTTATAGAAATATCCTGCTCTGACACAAGTGTGCTGGAACTGGTTGACTTCATCTTAGCAGTTGTGACCTTGGTGGTCACGCTGGTGCTGGTGATTCTCTCCTACACAAACATCATCAGGACCATTCTGAACATCCCTTCTGCTCAGCAGAGGAACAAGGCCTTTTCCACCTGTTCTTCTCACATGATTGTCATCTCTCTCTCTTATGGAAGCTGCATCTTCATGTACATAAAACCTTCAGCCAAAGAAGGAGTTGCCTTCAACAAGGGAGTCGCTGTGCTCAATACCTCAGTTGCCCCTTTACTGAACCCGTTCATTTACACTCTAAGGAATAAACAAGTAAAACAAGCCTTCAAGGATGTGGCCAGGAAGATTTTAAGTCTTTAG